A region from the Triticum urartu cultivar G1812 chromosome 1, Tu2.1, whole genome shotgun sequence genome encodes:
- the LOC125540611 gene encoding two-component response regulator ORR42-like → MASSLKALLVEDIKVDSMVLSFMLRRFNCEVTLAKNGKEAVDMFLEGNKFDIVLCDKDMPIMTGPEAVMKIRAMGATDVKIVGVSADDNAMEAFMSAGADDFVPKPMRLDVLGPMIEEVINRKNN, encoded by the exons ATGGCATCATCCCTCAAGGCACTGCTTGTTGAGGATATTAAGGTTGACAGCATGGTTCTCTCCTTCATGCTACGCAGATTTAACTGTGAGGTCACCCTGGCTAAGAATGGGAAAGAAGCTGTTGATATGTTCCTTGAGGGTAACAAATTCGACATTGTTTTGTGTGATAAGGACATGCCCATAATGACCGGTCCTGAG GCAGTCATGAAGATCCGTGCTATGGGAGCCACTGATGTGAAGATCGTCGGGGTGTCCGCTGATGATAACGCCATGGAGGCGTTCATGAGTGCTGGTGCTGATGACTTTGTGCCCAAACCAATGAGGCTTGATGTTCTCGGGCCTATGATTGAGGAGGTCATCAACAGGAAAAATAATTAG